Proteins co-encoded in one Pseudoliparis swirei isolate HS2019 ecotype Mariana Trench chromosome 7, NWPU_hadal_v1, whole genome shotgun sequence genomic window:
- the paip1 gene encoding polyadenylate-binding protein-interacting protein 1 isoform X1: protein MDETFDRAPGAGRTRNVLADPGLTGEGGDTKAALFNQREPLRQPKTSPPFAENNISAADSFAGGDFKKQSKPQQSAHANSTPAPRGFNEVDSVVKSSKLSASAPEFVPSTVNSYEDPSFYDDNEGYYDEPTLAETVADFLAHLSSSPGTFESDVEDITGMLNSWVTTEELLNELVELIYTQSTAIPNFAYTGARLCNYLSHHLHVSPPGDNFRQLLLKRCQTQFEQRDAAVGGDAETQKKFHSFALFLGELYLNLEVKSAKGPPNRAAILLGALKDLMNSLFSKPVDANLICAVKLLKLTGSILDDAWKESGKPHMEELIRRIETILLDATCSRDVRQMLLKLVELRSSDWGRVRAASAASNATPDNDPNYFMNEPTFYTEDGTPFTAADPDYAEKYQEILDRQDYFHDRDGENGNEDDIYDSEDEMEPEMEEAFETFCLETERKWQQ from the exons ATGGATGAGACTTTCGACCGAGCTCCCGGAGCGGGGAGAACCAGAAATGTCCTCGCGGACCCCGGGCTCACTGGGGAAGGCGGGGACACCAAAGCCGCGCTTTTCAACCAAAGGGAACCGTTGAGGCAGCCGAAGACCTCCCCGCCTTTCGCCGAGAACAACATCAGCGCCGCCGACTCCTTCGCTGGTGGAG attttaaaaaacagagcaAACCCCAACAAAGTGCACATGCCAACAGTACGCCCGCCCCCCGAGGTTTTAACGAAGTGGATTCCGTGGTCAAGTCGTCGAAGCTTTCGGCCAGTGCTCCGGAGTTTGTCCCCTCCACAGTGAACTCGTACGAA gACCCCTCTTTTTATGACGACAACGAAGGCTATTACGATGAACCGACCTTGGCTGAAACGGTCGCAGACTTCCTCGCCCACCTAAGCTCCTCCCCCGGGACCTTTGAGTCGGATGTGGAAGACATAACTGGCATGCTCAACTCCTGGGTCACCACTGAAGAACTGTTGAATGAGCTGGTGGAACTGATCTACACACAG TCTACTGCCATTCCTAACTTCGCTTACACTGGTGCCAGGCTGTGTAACTACCTGTCCCATCATCTCCATGTCAGCCCGCCGGGTGACAACTTTCGTCAGCTGCTCCTGAAAAG ATGTCAAACACAGTTCGAACAGAGGGACGCAGCAGTTGGAGGAGACGCGGAGACTCAGAAGAAGTTCCACTCCTTCGCGCTCTTTCTCGGGGAGCTCTACCTTAACCTGGAG GTAAAGAGCGCGAAAGGCCCTCCAAACCGAGCCGCCATCCTCCTCGGTGCTCTGAAAGACCTGATGAACAGTCTGTTCTCCAAGCCCGTGGACGCAAATCTCATCTGCGCCGTCAAACTGCTGAAG CTGACGGGCTCTATCCTGGACGACGCGTGGAAAGAGAGCGGAAAGCCGCACATGGAGGAACTGATCCGAAGAATAGAAACTATTCTCCTGGACGCCACCTGCAGCCG AGATGTCCGACAGATGCTTCTGAAGCTGGTGGAGTTGAGATCGAGCGACTGGGGCCGAGTCCGCGCCGCTTCAGCGGCCAGCAACGCCACGCCAGACAACGACCCCAACTACTTCATG AATGAGCCCACGTTCTACACAGAAGACGGGACTCCTTTCACAGCAGCAGACCCCG attatgCTGAGAAATACCAGGAGATCCTGGACCGGCAGGATTATTTCCACGATCGGGATGGAGAAAATGGAAACGAAGATGACAT ATACGACTCCGAAGACGAGATGGAGCCCGAGATGGAAGAAGCCTTTGAGACTTTTTGTTTAGAAACTGAGAGGAAATGGCAGCAATGA
- the paip1 gene encoding polyadenylate-binding protein-interacting protein 1 isoform X2, with translation MDETFDRAPGAGRTRNVLADPGLTGEGGDTKAALFNQREPLRQPKTSPPFAENNISAADSFAGGDFKKQSKPQQSAHANSTPAPRGFNEVDSVVKSSKLSASAPEFVPSTVNSYEDPSFYDDNEGYYDEPTLAETVADFLAHLSSSPGTFESDVEDITGMLNSWVTTEELLNELVELIYTQSTAIPNFAYTGARLCNYLSHHLHVSPPGDNFRQLLLKRCQTQFEQRDAAVGGDAETQKKFHSFALFLGELYLNLEVKSAKGPPNRAAILLGALKDLMNSLFSKPVDANLICAVKLLKLTGSILDDAWKESGKPHMEELIRRIETILLDATCSRDVRQMLLKLVELRSSDWGRVRAASAASNATPDNDPNYFMNEPTFYTEDGTPFTAADPDYAEKYQEILDRQDYFHDRDGENGNEDDM, from the exons ATGGATGAGACTTTCGACCGAGCTCCCGGAGCGGGGAGAACCAGAAATGTCCTCGCGGACCCCGGGCTCACTGGGGAAGGCGGGGACACCAAAGCCGCGCTTTTCAACCAAAGGGAACCGTTGAGGCAGCCGAAGACCTCCCCGCCTTTCGCCGAGAACAACATCAGCGCCGCCGACTCCTTCGCTGGTGGAG attttaaaaaacagagcaAACCCCAACAAAGTGCACATGCCAACAGTACGCCCGCCCCCCGAGGTTTTAACGAAGTGGATTCCGTGGTCAAGTCGTCGAAGCTTTCGGCCAGTGCTCCGGAGTTTGTCCCCTCCACAGTGAACTCGTACGAA gACCCCTCTTTTTATGACGACAACGAAGGCTATTACGATGAACCGACCTTGGCTGAAACGGTCGCAGACTTCCTCGCCCACCTAAGCTCCTCCCCCGGGACCTTTGAGTCGGATGTGGAAGACATAACTGGCATGCTCAACTCCTGGGTCACCACTGAAGAACTGTTGAATGAGCTGGTGGAACTGATCTACACACAG TCTACTGCCATTCCTAACTTCGCTTACACTGGTGCCAGGCTGTGTAACTACCTGTCCCATCATCTCCATGTCAGCCCGCCGGGTGACAACTTTCGTCAGCTGCTCCTGAAAAG ATGTCAAACACAGTTCGAACAGAGGGACGCAGCAGTTGGAGGAGACGCGGAGACTCAGAAGAAGTTCCACTCCTTCGCGCTCTTTCTCGGGGAGCTCTACCTTAACCTGGAG GTAAAGAGCGCGAAAGGCCCTCCAAACCGAGCCGCCATCCTCCTCGGTGCTCTGAAAGACCTGATGAACAGTCTGTTCTCCAAGCCCGTGGACGCAAATCTCATCTGCGCCGTCAAACTGCTGAAG CTGACGGGCTCTATCCTGGACGACGCGTGGAAAGAGAGCGGAAAGCCGCACATGGAGGAACTGATCCGAAGAATAGAAACTATTCTCCTGGACGCCACCTGCAGCCG AGATGTCCGACAGATGCTTCTGAAGCTGGTGGAGTTGAGATCGAGCGACTGGGGCCGAGTCCGCGCCGCTTCAGCGGCCAGCAACGCCACGCCAGACAACGACCCCAACTACTTCATG AATGAGCCCACGTTCTACACAGAAGACGGGACTCCTTTCACAGCAGCAGACCCCG attatgCTGAGAAATACCAGGAGATCCTGGACCGGCAGGATTATTTCCACGATCGGGATGGAGAAAATGGAAACGAAGATGACAT gtaa